Proteins from a genomic interval of Pseudomonas paeninsulae:
- a CDS encoding SDR family NAD(P)-dependent oxidoreductase, which produces MSTPVILITGAAGGLGSAIAKRFSQSHWRVAATDIDKDNLHGLNAQVPLEFSATADLRSATNCRELIAEALVATGRLDAVVNAAGVWRRGPVQHFSEEDFDLIMGVNLKAAFYMSQAAIPHLKDSRGCIVNIAGSTGQQAHRGSAAYCASKAALVMLSKTLALELAEFGVRVNTVSPGDIATPMLDYQAERYGKGNPNAYKRELLSLYPQGREARFLRPEEVAELVWYLCQPEAEAITGADLAIDFGLSAGK; this is translated from the coding sequence ATGAGCACCCCCGTTATCCTGATCACCGGCGCCGCCGGCGGCCTCGGCAGCGCCATCGCCAAGCGCTTCTCGCAGAGTCACTGGCGGGTCGCCGCCACCGATATCGACAAGGACAACCTGCATGGGTTGAATGCTCAGGTGCCGCTGGAATTCAGCGCCACCGCCGACCTGCGCAGTGCCACCAACTGCCGCGAGCTGATCGCCGAAGCCTTGGTCGCTACCGGCCGCCTGGATGCGGTGGTCAACGCCGCCGGGGTCTGGCGCAGAGGTCCGGTGCAGCACTTTAGCGAGGAAGATTTCGACCTGATCATGGGCGTCAACCTCAAGGCGGCGTTCTACATGAGCCAGGCGGCGATCCCGCACCTCAAGGACAGCCGCGGCTGCATCGTCAACATCGCTGGCAGTACCGGGCAACAGGCGCACCGCGGCTCGGCGGCCTACTGCGCGAGCAAGGCGGCGTTGGTGATGCTGAGCAAGACCCTGGCCCTGGAATTGGCCGAGTTCGGCGTGCGGGTCAATACGGTGTCGCCCGGCGACATCGCCACGCCGATGCTCGACTACCAGGCCGAGCGCTACGGCAAGGGCAACCCCAATGCCTACAAGCGCGAACTGCTAAGCCTCTACCCACAGGGCCGCGAAGCGCGCTTCCTGCGTCCCGAGGAAGTCGCCGAGCTGGTCTGGTACCTGTGCCAACCCGAGGCCGAGGCCATCACTGGCGCCGACCTGGCGATCGACTTCGGTCTCTCGGCCGGCAAGTAA
- a CDS encoding GntR family transcriptional regulator: MADNLQEQLYQRIRSDLLAGRFQPGERLKIRDLAAAWGTSPMPVRAALQRLVTEGALEGEQQRSARVPTMSRERFLQITQVRLSLEGLAVELAAPRLGSAEIDLLQGCILRMEQALERRDVPAYLQDNSLFHLTLYRACANPILLRMIESLRLQIGPFFNRLFTGTNQLLHLNDFHEATFKALQAGDGKAARAAMEQDLSYFDEYLLNLLGLESGGVQARN, encoded by the coding sequence ATGGCGGATAACCTTCAGGAACAACTCTACCAGCGGATCCGCAGTGACTTGCTGGCCGGTCGTTTCCAGCCAGGGGAGCGCCTGAAAATTCGCGACCTCGCCGCTGCCTGGGGCACCAGCCCGATGCCGGTGCGCGCAGCCTTGCAGCGCCTGGTTACCGAGGGCGCCCTGGAGGGCGAACAGCAGCGCTCCGCGCGAGTGCCGACGATGAGCCGCGAGCGCTTCCTGCAGATCACCCAGGTGCGCCTGAGCCTGGAGGGCTTGGCCGTCGAACTGGCCGCACCGCGCCTGGGTAGCGCCGAAATCGACCTGTTGCAGGGTTGTATCCTGCGCATGGAGCAGGCGCTGGAGCGGCGCGATGTACCTGCTTACCTGCAAGACAACAGCCTGTTCCACCTGACCCTGTATCGCGCCTGCGCCAACCCGATCCTGCTGCGGATGATCGAATCGCTGCGCCTGCAAATCGGGCCTTTCTTCAACCGCTTGTTTACCGGCACGAATCAGTTACTGCACCTCAATGACTTCCACGAAGCCACCTTCAAGGCGTTGCAGGCCGGTGACGGCAAGGCGGCGCGCGCGGCGATGGAGCAGGACCTGAGTTACTTCGACGAGTACCTGCTCAACCTGCTAGGGCTGGAAAGTGGTGGGGTACAGGCGCGCAATTAA
- a CDS encoding alpha/beta hydrolase — MKTANLGPLRRVGVWLQGAALLLGAALSGCQSPHQALQALASRHAVQLETLPTLPFPLTVGIPPLRPMPSRIRIYLEGDGRAWATSTQPSLDPSPRHLLVAGLAFGDPTPSLYLARPCQFVTPLDCRSALWTDRRFSKEVLDSLDQALTLIKTRYGNQDFELVGYSGGAALALLLAVRRDDIALVQTLAGNLSPRQWASLHGLSPLNGSLEPLDQRQRLAQIPQRHLFGADDRVVPPVLLQRYREAMGTGVCLQSAVLPEVSHSLGWEQVWPAWREQPLDCVRD; from the coding sequence ATGAAGACGGCAAACCTCGGCCCGCTCCGGCGGGTCGGTGTTTGGCTGCAAGGCGCGGCACTGCTACTCGGTGCCGCGTTGAGCGGTTGTCAATCACCCCATCAGGCATTGCAGGCACTCGCCAGCCGCCATGCGGTACAACTGGAGACGCTCCCCACACTGCCCTTTCCCCTGACCGTCGGCATCCCGCCGCTGCGTCCGATGCCATCCCGAATTCGGATTTACCTAGAAGGTGACGGCCGCGCCTGGGCCACTTCCACGCAACCCAGCCTGGATCCCAGTCCACGCCACCTGCTCGTCGCCGGCCTGGCCTTCGGCGATCCAACGCCCAGCCTTTATCTTGCGCGTCCCTGCCAGTTCGTCACGCCCCTCGATTGTCGCAGCGCGCTCTGGACCGACCGGCGCTTCTCCAAGGAAGTGCTCGACAGCCTCGACCAGGCACTAACACTGATTAAAACTCGCTATGGCAATCAGGATTTCGAGCTGGTCGGTTATTCAGGCGGTGCAGCCTTGGCACTGCTGCTGGCCGTCCGCCGTGACGATATTGCTTTGGTGCAGACCCTAGCCGGCAACCTAAGCCCACGCCAATGGGCCAGCCTGCACGGGCTCAGCCCACTGAACGGCTCGCTGGAACCGCTCGATCAACGCCAACGTCTGGCGCAGATACCCCAGCGCCATCTCTTCGGCGCCGATGATCGAGTCGTGCCACCCGTACTACTCCAGCGTTATCGTGAAGCTATGGGTACTGGAGTCTGCTTGCAAAGTGCCGTACTTCCCGAGGTCAGCCATAGCCTGGGCTGGGAACAAGTCTGGCCCGCTTGGCGCGAGCAGCCACTGGACTGTGTCCGCGATTAA
- a CDS encoding autotransporter family protein has translation MSSASFRKTLLALAVTGAALPVYAQSLELTNAGLYITDKIYSETVEITGSFTSENSEYEVVEIDSTTFEKDLIFNSTVNASGSHIQALDLTNGFSSTEILGSLINKGSIAVNGGGSVAILIDPAVIHGDLINEGTLSAKGGTQGGEGIRALEFSGQSELHGDLINAASGKIMAEGGNATGILLMGGEIDGKLVNHGLIQVSGVEATAIDATSNEFGTWSNRVDLGGVENHGSIIAQGEDAVGLMLDGVSFASSAAQVINTGSIQADDAAIQIGSFDIKGGDDRYPLRIRNSGTIISQDEAIDASEASGPVYLSWDAGTITGNLIDLSNIEINGNVTFNGTDASADGANIRMKDNSWIDVGSTSDQIVGHLELGQTHTSIDGNLYVSGNSSLGMSLSSATDANKAILDVSGTAEFSKGAQIKLAAKGSDFSAKGSDYKLITAGSIENNGLSVVSSSSLLKVDTYAVQGNEIIAKVTGKSVGEMSTAIAQSGGSRNAQAAGATFSQLVLNQLALSNPSDPVRLAFIAASENPAALAKLSEQLAPQVNGGSTSAAVSGQNLVSNVTGNRTSSVRQGLSSGDALTETGVWVQALYSDANQDLRDGIAGYNAYSRGIAVGADGKLNDQLTLGLAYSFLNTDVNSNTGNDTEVEGHAFTLYSGYELGNYFLDGSLTYGVNDNSSERHIATTKAKGDYDSNLLGVNLVGGYSYHLSNELLIEPRLAARYSQVEIDGYREKGSSAALKVEGQRYEVGELGAGIRLAGSFAVGQGTLEPQAKLMAYHDFIADQAASTSTFVLGGTPFTTFGAKPARNSYEAGVGLDYHLGAVTLGASYDYVGKSDFDADTFTAKVRYDF, from the coding sequence ATGTCGTCTGCCTCTTTCCGTAAAACCCTCCTCGCCCTGGCCGTGACTGGCGCTGCTCTGCCGGTATATGCGCAGAGCCTGGAGCTGACCAATGCCGGGCTATACATAACCGATAAAATCTATAGTGAAACCGTTGAAATAACTGGATCTTTCACTAGTGAAAATAGCGAATATGAAGTCGTTGAGATCGACAGTACGACATTTGAAAAAGACTTAATATTTAACTCCACGGTCAATGCAAGCGGCAGTCATATCCAAGCCTTGGATCTAACCAATGGTTTCAGCTCCACAGAGATTCTTGGCAGCCTGATCAATAAAGGCAGCATCGCAGTTAACGGTGGCGGTTCCGTCGCCATACTTATTGATCCCGCAGTGATTCACGGCGATCTGATCAATGAAGGCACCCTGAGTGCAAAAGGTGGTACTCAAGGGGGAGAGGGCATCCGCGCCCTGGAGTTTTCCGGCCAATCCGAACTGCATGGCGACCTGATCAACGCCGCCAGCGGCAAGATCATGGCCGAAGGCGGCAATGCTACCGGCATCCTGCTGATGGGCGGCGAAATCGACGGCAAGCTAGTCAACCACGGTCTGATTCAGGTCAGCGGTGTAGAAGCCACGGCCATCGATGCCACCTCCAATGAATTCGGGACGTGGAGCAATCGGGTCGATCTCGGTGGTGTCGAAAACCACGGCAGCATCATCGCCCAAGGCGAAGACGCCGTAGGCCTGATGCTCGACGGCGTAAGTTTCGCCAGCTCGGCGGCCCAGGTGATCAACACCGGTTCGATCCAGGCCGATGACGCGGCGATCCAGATCGGCAGCTTCGATATTAAGGGCGGAGACGACCGCTACCCGCTGAGAATCCGCAACAGCGGCACTATTATCTCCCAGGACGAGGCCATCGACGCCTCCGAGGCCAGCGGCCCGGTCTACCTCAGCTGGGACGCCGGCACCATCACCGGCAACCTGATCGACCTGAGCAATATCGAGATCAATGGCAATGTGACCTTCAACGGCACCGACGCCAGCGCCGACGGCGCCAATATCCGTATGAAGGACAATAGCTGGATCGACGTGGGCAGCACCTCCGATCAGATCGTCGGCCACCTTGAGCTGGGTCAAACTCACACCAGCATCGACGGCAACCTATACGTCTCCGGCAACTCCTCGCTGGGCATGAGCCTGAGCAGCGCGACCGATGCGAACAAGGCCATCCTCGATGTTTCCGGTACGGCCGAATTCAGTAAGGGCGCGCAAATCAAGCTGGCCGCCAAGGGCAGCGACTTCTCCGCCAAGGGCAGCGACTACAAGTTGATCACGGCCGGCAGCATCGAGAACAATGGCCTGAGTGTGGTCAGCAGTTCGTCCCTATTGAAGGTCGATACCTATGCCGTTCAAGGCAATGAAATCATCGCAAAGGTGACCGGCAAGAGTGTTGGCGAGATGAGCACTGCCATCGCTCAGTCTGGCGGCTCACGCAATGCCCAGGCCGCCGGTGCGACCTTCAGTCAGCTGGTACTTAACCAGTTGGCCCTAAGCAATCCCAGCGACCCGGTTCGCCTGGCCTTTATCGCCGCCTCGGAAAATCCAGCGGCGCTGGCCAAACTCTCAGAGCAGTTGGCGCCACAAGTCAACGGTGGCTCTACCTCTGCTGCCGTTAGCGGCCAGAACCTGGTCAGCAACGTCACCGGTAACCGCACCAGCAGCGTGCGCCAGGGCCTGTCCTCGGGTGACGCCTTGACCGAGACCGGTGTCTGGGTTCAGGCGCTGTACAGCGATGCCAACCAGGATCTGCGCGACGGCATCGCCGGCTACAACGCCTACAGCCGCGGCATCGCCGTGGGTGCCGACGGCAAGCTGAACGACCAGCTGACTCTGGGTCTGGCGTACAGCTTCCTCAACACCGACGTCAACAGCAATACCGGCAACGATACCGAAGTGGAAGGCCATGCCTTCACCCTGTACAGCGGCTATGAGCTGGGCAACTACTTCCTCGACGGCAGCCTGACCTACGGCGTCAACGACAACAGCAGCGAGCGCCATATCGCCACCACCAAGGCCAAGGGCGACTACGACAGCAATCTGCTGGGTGTGAACCTGGTCGGCGGCTACAGCTATCACCTGAGCAACGAGCTGCTGATCGAACCACGCCTGGCCGCTCGCTACAGCCAGGTGGAGATCGATGGTTATCGTGAAAAGGGCTCTTCTGCCGCCTTGAAAGTAGAGGGCCAGCGTTATGAAGTCGGCGAACTGGGTGCCGGCATTCGCCTGGCAGGCAGCTTCGCCGTAGGCCAAGGTACCCTGGAGCCGCAAGCCAAGCTGATGGCCTACCATGACTTCATCGCGGACCAGGCTGCCAGCACATCGACCTTTGTCCTGGGCGGAACGCCTTTCACCACCTTCGGCGCCAAGCCGGCCCGCAACAGCTATGAAGCGGGTGTGGGGCTGGACTATCACCTCGGCGCTGTGACCCTGGGCGCCAGCTATGACTATGTCGGCAAGAGCGACTTCGACGCCGACACCTTCACCGCCAAAGTGCGTTACGACTTCTGA
- a CDS encoding SMI1/KNR4 family protein: MEEVIEQLREMNEPVPVALELPEEELLVEIEEQILINLPFELREFLLKVSDVVYGRLEPVTAADPQSHTYLPEVASVAWSLGVSRELVPICEDRGNYYCVEQDGTVVLWEGDTGEQSEEETWDSVWHWVRDVWLEN; the protein is encoded by the coding sequence GTGGAAGAAGTCATCGAACAACTGCGTGAAATGAACGAACCCGTACCGGTCGCCCTGGAGCTGCCGGAAGAAGAACTGCTGGTGGAGATTGAGGAGCAGATCCTGATCAACCTGCCGTTCGAGCTGCGCGAATTCCTACTCAAGGTCAGCGACGTGGTCTACGGCCGCCTCGAGCCCGTCACCGCCGCCGATCCGCAATCACACACCTACCTGCCGGAAGTCGCCTCGGTGGCCTGGTCGCTGGGTGTATCGCGTGAGCTGGTGCCGATCTGCGAGGATCGCGGCAACTACTACTGCGTCGAACAGGACGGCACCGTAGTGCTCTGGGAAGGCGACACCGGCGAGCAGAGCGAAGAAGAAACCTGGGACTCGGTATGGCACTGGGTACGCGATGTCTGGCTGGAGAACTGA
- a CDS encoding Tim44 domain-containing protein, producing the protein MQRFLSIALAMCLSLGLTMSFDAEAKRFGGAKSFGSAPSHQTRQTSSPTSSSASTPTAGRQPAAASGASRWLGPLAGLAAGGLLASMFMGDGFEGLQIMDMLIFGLIAFLLFRFLASRRKQAGPLSANGAPMQREMPAQAAPTSIFGGGSAAAHKPVINAPAWFNEQSFVSAGREHFLSLQQHWDADEMDKIAEFVTPQLLEFLKGERAELGEGFQSTYVDNLDVQLDGVDDLSDKTVATLTFTGVAKTSRFDQGEVFSESWRLEREAGDSQPWLVAGIRQNG; encoded by the coding sequence ATGCAGCGTTTCCTCAGCATTGCCCTGGCCATGTGCCTGAGTTTGGGCCTTACCATGAGTTTTGATGCCGAAGCCAAGCGTTTTGGCGGTGCTAAATCCTTCGGCTCCGCACCGAGCCACCAGACCCGCCAGACCTCGTCGCCAACCTCGAGCAGCGCTAGCACGCCGACCGCCGGTCGTCAGCCTGCGGCGGCCAGCGGCGCGTCGCGCTGGCTTGGTCCATTGGCCGGTCTGGCTGCTGGCGGCCTGCTCGCCTCGATGTTCATGGGGGATGGCTTCGAAGGCCTGCAGATCATGGACATGCTGATCTTCGGTCTGATCGCCTTCCTGCTGTTCCGCTTCCTCGCCTCCCGGCGCAAGCAGGCCGGCCCGCTCAGCGCCAATGGCGCGCCCATGCAGCGCGAGATGCCTGCTCAGGCGGCACCGACCTCGATCTTCGGTGGTGGCAGCGCCGCTGCGCACAAGCCAGTGATCAATGCCCCGGCCTGGTTCAACGAACAAAGCTTCGTCAGCGCCGGCCGCGAGCACTTCCTCAGCCTGCAGCAGCACTGGGACGCCGACGAGATGGACAAGATCGCCGAGTTCGTCACCCCGCAGCTGCTCGAGTTCCTCAAGGGCGAGCGCGCCGAGCTGGGTGAGGGCTTCCAGTCCACCTACGTCGACAACCTCGACGTGCAACTGGATGGTGTCGACGACCTGAGCGACAAGACCGTCGCCACCCTGACCTTTACCGGTGTGGCGAAGACCTCGCGCTTCGACCAGGGCGAAGTGTTCAGCGAAAGCTGGCGCCTGGAGCGTGAAGCCGGTGACAGCCAGCCTTGGCTGGTAGCCGGTATCCGCCAGAACGGCTAA
- a CDS encoding TetR/AcrR family transcriptional regulator, with translation MKKPTVKAEQILDSALQLADACGWECLHLFDVAAHLNVGLDAIAGHYRDKDQLVDAWFDRADRAMLVRSSAADLGALEPAKCLEELLVAWLDSLAAHRSVTGQMLLYKLEPAHLHLQVLGLLRISRTVQWWREGARRESRHLQRIAEESLLTGAYLRSFIHWLRHPEEDPAEFRAFLRRQLRYGPLQMLLRR, from the coding sequence ATGAAAAAACCGACCGTTAAAGCCGAACAGATCCTCGATTCGGCGCTGCAACTGGCCGACGCCTGTGGCTGGGAGTGCCTGCACCTGTTCGATGTGGCCGCGCACCTGAACGTTGGCCTGGACGCCATCGCCGGCCACTACCGGGACAAGGATCAACTGGTCGACGCCTGGTTCGACCGCGCCGACCGCGCCATGCTGGTGCGCAGCAGCGCCGCCGACCTCGGTGCACTGGAGCCGGCCAAGTGCCTGGAAGAGCTGCTGGTCGCCTGGCTCGACAGCCTGGCCGCGCACCGCTCGGTGACCGGGCAGATGTTGCTGTACAAACTCGAGCCCGCGCATCTGCACCTGCAGGTACTCGGCCTGCTGCGCATCAGTCGCACCGTGCAATGGTGGCGCGAAGGTGCCCGGCGGGAAAGCCGCCACCTGCAACGCATCGCCGAGGAAAGCCTGCTGACCGGCGCCTACTTGCGCAGTTTCATCCACTGGTTGCGTCACCCCGAGGAAGACCCCGCCGAGTTCCGCGCCTTCCTGCGCCGGCAGCTGCGCTACGGGCCGCTGCAGATGCTGTTGCGCCGGTAA
- a CDS encoding TRAP transporter substrate-binding protein: MNRRNLFTAAVALLAALGLAGCNDEKAGSEQAAVEPAQSFQWKMVTAWPKNYPGLGTAAERLAERVKTMSAGRLTIKVYAGGELVPPLEVFDAVSRGTAELGHGAAYYWKGKVPAAQFFTAVPFGLSTSEMNAWLSKGGGQALWDEAYAPYGVKPVVVGNTGMQMGGWYNKEINSLDDLKGLKIRMPGLGGEVLSKLGATTVNLPGGEVFSALQTNAIDATDWVSPYNDLAFGLHKAAKFYYYPGWQEPQAVLELLINQQALDSLPADLQAILTEAARAASQDMLDDYVYHNALALDELKQQGTLLKRFPDEVLDAMQRESEVVLGELAAQSELNGRIWASMKAFQAQASQMHKLSEKELYNWR, from the coding sequence ATGAACCGCCGTAACCTCTTCACCGCTGCCGTGGCGCTGCTCGCCGCCCTTGGCCTGGCCGGCTGCAATGACGAAAAAGCCGGTAGCGAACAAGCCGCCGTCGAACCGGCGCAGAGCTTCCAGTGGAAGATGGTCACCGCCTGGCCGAAGAATTACCCAGGCCTGGGCACCGCCGCCGAGCGTTTGGCTGAGCGGGTCAAGACCATGAGCGCCGGGCGCCTGACCATCAAGGTGTATGCCGGCGGTGAGCTGGTGCCGCCGCTGGAGGTGTTCGATGCGGTCTCGCGCGGCACCGCCGAGCTGGGCCATGGCGCCGCCTACTACTGGAAAGGCAAGGTGCCGGCGGCGCAGTTCTTCACCGCCGTACCCTTCGGCCTGTCGACCTCGGAAATGAACGCCTGGCTGAGCAAGGGTGGCGGTCAGGCGCTGTGGGACGAGGCCTATGCACCTTATGGGGTCAAGCCGGTGGTGGTGGGCAATACCGGCATGCAGATGGGCGGCTGGTACAACAAGGAAATCAACTCGCTGGACGACCTCAAGGGCCTGAAGATCCGCATGCCGGGCCTCGGTGGCGAAGTCCTGAGCAAGCTCGGTGCGACCACCGTCAACCTGCCCGGCGGCGAGGTGTTCAGCGCTCTGCAGACCAACGCCATCGATGCCACCGACTGGGTCAGCCCTTACAACGACCTGGCCTTCGGCCTGCATAAAGCCGCCAAGTTCTACTACTACCCGGGCTGGCAGGAACCCCAGGCGGTGCTCGAACTGCTGATCAACCAGCAGGCCCTCGACAGCCTGCCGGCCGACCTGCAGGCGATTCTCACCGAGGCTGCCCGCGCCGCCAGCCAGGACATGCTGGACGACTATGTCTACCACAACGCCCTGGCCCTGGACGAACTCAAGCAGCAGGGCACCCTGCTCAAGCGCTTCCCCGACGAAGTGCTCGACGCCATGCAGCGTGAATCCGAAGTGGTGCTCGGCGAACTGGCCGCACAGAGCGAGCTGAACGGACGTATCTGGGCCTCGATGAAGGCCTTCCAGGCCCAGGCCAGCCAGATGCACAAGCTGTCCGAGAAAGAGCTGTATAACTGGCGTTGA
- the uvrD gene encoding DNA helicase II, whose protein sequence is MQNDPELLIASLNDAQRQAVAAGLGQQLVLAGAGSGKTRVLVHRIAWLIQIVNASPHSVLSVTFTNKAAAEMRARIEQMLGVNPAGMWVGTFHGLAHRLLRAHWQEAGLQENFQILDSDDQQRLVKRVMRELGLDEQRWPVKQAQWFINGQKDEGLRPKNIQPGGDLFLATMLKIYEAYEAACARAGVIDFSELLLRALDLWRDKPGLLEHYQRRFRHILVDEFQDTNAVQYAWLRLLARGGESLMVVGDDDQSIYGWRGAKIENIHQYSRDFPAAETVRLEQNYRSSAGILKAANALIANNQGRLGKELWTEDGDGEPISLYAAFNEHDEARYVVETIEDALRKDGLKRSEIAILYRSNAQSRVLEEALLREKIPYRIYGGQRFFERAEIKNAMAYLRLLDGRGNDAALERVINVPARGIGEKSVEAIRAYAREHDVAMWEAVRLMVANKALPARASGALAGFVELIENLAAKVLSMPLHLMTQTVIEQSGLIAYHQAEKGEKAQARIENLEELVSAARTFDNGEDDEQSPLQAFLGHASLEAGDTQAAENEDSIQLMTLHSSKGLEFPQVFLVGMEEGLFPHKMSLEEPGRLEEERRLAYVGITRAMQKLVISYAEVRRLYGNETRNSISRFVREIPAELIQEVRLSNSVSRPFTGNSRSMSGSSMFAGSAIPDTAFSLGQRVQHALFGEGTILNFEGSGAQARVQVNFESEGSKWLMLGYAKLDAL, encoded by the coding sequence ATGCAAAATGACCCCGAACTCCTGATCGCCTCCCTCAACGATGCCCAGCGCCAGGCCGTAGCCGCCGGCCTGGGCCAGCAACTGGTGCTGGCCGGCGCCGGCTCCGGCAAGACCCGGGTGCTGGTGCACCGTATCGCCTGGCTGATCCAGATCGTCAACGCCTCGCCGCACAGCGTCCTGTCGGTGACCTTCACCAACAAGGCCGCCGCCGAAATGCGCGCGCGCATCGAACAGATGCTCGGCGTCAATCCGGCCGGCATGTGGGTCGGCACCTTCCACGGCCTGGCCCACCGCCTGTTGCGGGCGCACTGGCAGGAAGCCGGCCTGCAGGAAAATTTCCAGATCCTCGACTCCGACGACCAGCAGCGCCTGGTCAAGCGGGTGATGCGCGAGCTGGGCCTGGATGAGCAGCGCTGGCCGGTCAAGCAGGCGCAATGGTTTATCAATGGGCAGAAGGATGAAGGCCTGCGGCCGAAGAACATCCAGCCCGGCGGCGACCTGTTCCTCGCCACCATGCTGAAAATCTACGAAGCCTATGAAGCGGCCTGCGCCCGCGCCGGGGTGATCGACTTCTCCGAACTGCTGCTGCGCGCGCTCGACCTGTGGCGCGACAAGCCGGGCCTGCTCGAACATTACCAGCGGCGCTTCCGGCATATCCTGGTCGACGAGTTCCAGGACACCAACGCCGTGCAGTACGCCTGGCTGCGCCTGCTGGCCAGGGGCGGCGAGAGCCTGATGGTGGTCGGCGACGACGACCAGTCGATCTACGGCTGGCGCGGGGCCAAGATCGAGAATATCCACCAGTACAGCCGCGACTTCCCGGCCGCCGAAACCGTCCGCCTGGAGCAGAACTATCGCTCCAGCGCCGGCATCCTCAAGGCCGCCAACGCGCTGATCGCCAACAACCAGGGGCGCCTGGGCAAGGAATTGTGGACCGAAGACGGCGACGGCGAGCCGATCAGCCTGTACGCCGCCTTCAATGAACACGACGAAGCCCGCTACGTGGTCGAGACGATCGAAGACGCCCTGCGCAAGGACGGCCTCAAACGCAGCGAAATCGCCATTCTCTACCGCTCCAACGCCCAGTCGCGGGTGCTCGAAGAGGCGCTGCTGCGCGAGAAGATTCCCTACCGCATCTATGGCGGCCAGCGCTTCTTCGAGCGCGCCGAAATCAAGAACGCCATGGCCTATCTACGCCTGCTCGACGGCCGCGGCAACGACGCGGCGCTGGAGCGGGTGATCAACGTACCGGCGCGCGGTATCGGCGAGAAGAGCGTCGAAGCGATCCGCGCCTACGCCCGCGAGCATGACGTGGCGATGTGGGAGGCGGTGCGCCTGATGGTCGCCAACAAGGCCCTGCCGGCCCGTGCCTCGGGCGCCCTGGCCGGCTTTGTCGAGTTGATCGAGAACCTCGCGGCCAAGGTGCTGAGCATGCCGCTGCACCTGATGACCCAGACGGTGATCGAGCAGAGCGGGCTGATTGCCTACCACCAGGCGGAGAAAGGCGAAAAAGCCCAGGCGCGCATCGAGAACCTGGAGGAACTGGTCAGCGCCGCGCGCACCTTCGATAACGGCGAAGATGACGAGCAGTCGCCGTTGCAAGCCTTCCTCGGCCACGCCTCGCTGGAAGCCGGCGACACCCAGGCGGCGGAAAACGAAGACAGCATCCAGCTGATGACCCTGCACAGTTCCAAGGGCCTGGAGTTTCCCCAGGTGTTCCTGGTAGGCATGGAAGAAGGCCTGTTCCCGCACAAGATGAGCCTGGAAGAACCCGGCCGGCTCGAGGAAGAGCGGCGCCTGGCCTATGTCGGCATCACCCGCGCCATGCAGAAACTGGTGATCAGTTACGCTGAAGTCCGCCGCTTGTATGGCAATGAAACGCGTAACTCGATCTCGCGCTTCGTCCGCGAAATTCCAGCGGAGCTGATCCAGGAAGTGCGCCTGTCCAATAGCGTCAGCCGGCCCTTCACCGGGAACAGCCGCAGCATGAGCGGCAGTAGCATGTTCGCCGGCAGTGCCATACCAGACACCGCGTTCAGCCTCGGCCAACGCGTGCAGCATGCGCTGTTCGGCGAAGGCACCATCCTCAACTTCGAGGGCTCCGGCGCCCAGGCACGGGTGCAAGTGAATTTCGAGAGCGAAGGCAGCAAATGGCTGATGCTCGGTTACGCCAAGCTGGATGCGTTGTGA